From a single Collibacillus ludicampi genomic region:
- a CDS encoding ribonuclease H-like YkuK family protein — MNPTKGTLTLDQVVDDMIQYVETAPNDKYRVIIGSDSHTNPGKGTTTFVTAIIIHRVGKGARYYFYRLPQHVVRSLRQRIYTEASLSLNTCGELTKLLQERQQEWNLEVHVDVGEKGATKSLIKEVVGWITQSGYRATIKPDSFGASKVADRYTRCSS; from the coding sequence ATGAATCCAACCAAAGGCACATTGACGCTGGATCAAGTCGTGGATGATATGATCCAATATGTGGAGACCGCACCGAACGACAAATACCGCGTGATCATCGGCTCCGACTCCCATACAAATCCCGGAAAGGGAACAACGACATTCGTGACGGCGATCATTATTCACCGTGTAGGCAAAGGAGCGCGGTATTACTTCTACCGTCTGCCGCAACATGTGGTTCGTTCATTACGTCAACGTATTTATACAGAAGCATCGTTGTCATTGAATACTTGCGGTGAACTCACGAAACTTTTGCAGGAACGCCAGCAGGAGTGGAATCTTGAGGTTCATGTGGATGTGGGGGAGAAAGGGGCAACGAAATCATTGATCAAGGAAGTGGTGGGCTGGATCACTCAGTCGGGTTATCGTGCGACGATCAAACCCGATTCGTTCGGCGCTTCCAAAGTGGCGGATCGGTATACCCGTTGCTCCTCCTGA
- a CDS encoding LysE family translocator, translating into MDVSHVLSFLVVSMLLTIAPGPDILFVIMQSISHGKKSGIATAFGLCTGVTVHTLAAAFGISAILHESVFAFQILKYAGALYLLYLAWQAFKEGKQAFSTETVPKQSLSSLYKRGIFMNVLNPKVSLFFLAFLPQFVSPESGHMSLQMIFLGVLFMIQAIVIFTIVAVCAETFGRKIIGSTRAMKYVNVLKAGVFALIGIRLALSEK; encoded by the coding sequence ATGGACGTTTCCCACGTGCTTTCTTTTCTGGTCGTATCCATGTTGCTCACGATCGCTCCGGGACCGGATATCCTGTTTGTCATCATGCAAAGCATCTCGCACGGGAAAAAATCGGGTATTGCAACAGCATTCGGTTTATGTACGGGAGTGACCGTGCATACGCTCGCTGCCGCTTTCGGAATTTCCGCCATTCTCCACGAATCTGTGTTTGCTTTTCAGATCTTGAAATACGCAGGGGCTCTTTACCTTTTATACTTGGCTTGGCAGGCGTTCAAAGAAGGAAAGCAGGCTTTTTCGACAGAAACAGTCCCCAAACAGAGCCTGTCTTCACTGTACAAACGCGGGATTTTCATGAATGTTTTGAATCCCAAAGTCTCTCTTTTCTTTCTTGCGTTTCTCCCTCAGTTCGTGTCACCCGAAAGCGGTCACATGTCGTTGCAAATGATTTTCTTAGGTGTCCTGTTCATGATTCAAGCGATTGTGATCTTCACAATCGTGGCGGTATGTGCGGAAACTTTCGGCAGAAAAATCATCGGAAGCACGAGGGCTATGAAATATGTGAATGTGCTCAAAGCCGGTGTGTTCGCACTCATTGGTATTCGTTTGGCTCTCTCCGAAAAATAG
- a CDS encoding small, acid-soluble spore protein, alpha/beta type, whose translation MARRRGVMSDEFKYELAKDLGFYDTVQREGWGGIRTKDAGNMVKRAIEIAEQAMLEEKPR comes from the coding sequence ATGGCACGTCGTCGCGGAGTGATGTCGGATGAGTTCAAGTATGAACTTGCAAAAGATCTTGGCTTCTACGACACCGTTCAGCGTGAGGGATGGGGAGGAATCCGCACGAAAGATGCAGGAAACATGGTGAAACGGGCGATCGAGATTGCCGAGCAGGCGATGCTTGAGGAGAAGCCTAGATAG
- the asd gene encoding archaetidylserine decarboxylase (Phosphatidylserine decarboxylase is synthesized as a single chain precursor. Generation of the pyruvoyl active site from a Ser is coupled to cleavage of a Gly-Ser bond between the larger (beta) and smaller (alpha chains). It is an integral membrane protein.), giving the protein MTSEWKECCSRMSDRLKLVMIKILPKKTFSRIIGRFAQSRASRPLIRPYAKFFKVDVSQAEKPIHQYMSLSEFFTRRLKEGARTVAEGSRVLISPVDGRISEFGTITNKTLLQAKGVSYSLLELLGGDEERARRYDGGVFLTIYLSPKDYHRIHMPLAGTVTHYTYVPGTLFPVNPLGVRCVAGLFAKNERLITYIDTQAGEIAVVKVGATIVGSVRVVYDETLTTNVKQGMTVKGTVEKGPFLAKGDELGLFQFGSTVILLFEPDAIELNPRIKTGEFLHFGEAIGVVKKASGEADGTEEEANQRNSIT; this is encoded by the coding sequence ATGACGAGTGAATGGAAGGAATGTTGTTCCAGGATGAGTGACCGTTTGAAGTTAGTCATGATCAAAATTCTCCCAAAGAAGACATTCTCTCGGATCATCGGCCGATTCGCTCAAAGTCGGGCCTCGCGTCCTCTCATTCGACCGTACGCCAAATTTTTCAAAGTCGACGTATCACAGGCGGAAAAGCCGATTCACCAATACATGAGCTTGTCCGAATTTTTTACGCGCCGTTTGAAAGAAGGGGCGAGAACGGTCGCTGAAGGTTCACGCGTATTGATTTCTCCCGTTGACGGGCGCATATCGGAATTCGGCACGATTACGAACAAAACTCTTCTGCAAGCGAAAGGCGTTTCTTACAGCTTACTTGAACTGCTCGGAGGAGATGAGGAAAGAGCCCGACGATACGATGGCGGAGTTTTTCTCACCATCTACTTGAGCCCGAAAGATTACCATCGCATACACATGCCTTTGGCAGGTACCGTCACTCATTACACCTATGTACCAGGAACCCTATTTCCTGTGAATCCGTTAGGAGTGCGTTGCGTAGCTGGACTTTTTGCGAAGAATGAACGACTGATCACATACATCGATACACAAGCAGGCGAAATCGCTGTCGTCAAAGTGGGGGCGACCATTGTCGGATCTGTGCGTGTGGTCTATGATGAAACACTCACCACGAACGTTAAACAGGGCATGACTGTGAAAGGTACCGTCGAAAAAGGTCCTTTTCTCGCCAAAGGGGACGAACTCGGTCTGTTTCAATTCGGTTCGACTGTGATCCTTCTCTTCGAACCGGACGCAATCGAACTCAATCCTCGAATCAAAACAGGGGAATTTTTGCATTTCGGGGAAGCGATCGGAGTCGTTAAAAAGGCTTCAGGCGAAGCGGATGGAACGGAAGAAGAAGCGAATCAGAGAAACAGCATAACTTGA
- the cphA gene encoding cyanophycin synthetase gives MRIHEIRTLPGPNIYNYKPVVLMKLHLEDLTEKESYEIPGFIDRLLKLLPGLHDHHCAAGRPYGFIERLYEGTYFGHIVEHVAIELTVLAGVPVCFGKTLYAGEPGYYDVVVEYKAEKGTLFLLRTAVELVEALVKNDSFPLEEKIRQAKQIITKTELGPSTRAIVEAAKERGIPYMRLNEGSLVQLGYGKYLRRIQATIADSTKAIGVDIAGDKELTKRLLDVAAIPVPRGGVVTDEQEALDLLKEIGKPVVIKPYDGNQGRGVSLCLNTPAEVRRAFQLAKQEAERVIVEEYIEGRHYRIMVVGGQVVAAAERLPAHVIGDGKHTIEQLITRENNNPLRGEGHEKPLTKIKVDELVLSYLARMGRRLSDIPAPDELVYLRDNANLSTGGIAIDVTSSIHPENVRLCERIATVIGLDVCGIDLVLKDISQPMGEGGAVIEVNAAPGIRMHHFPSVGQPRNVGDAIVEMLFPKGSPSRIPIVAITGTNGKTTTTRMIGHVMMATGRTVGMTTTDGIYIGGTCIKKGDTTGPRSAHTILCDPSVEIAVLETARGGIVRSGLGYDWADVAVITNIQPDHIGQDGIEEIEDLIFIKSLVAERVRDGGTVVLNADDPNVVEIPSHPRMKKTKKQIVYFSLKADHPVIMRHLAEGGTAYFLKNDWIIEACGDTERAVMPVEDIPVTMYGVAQFHVANAMASIAACRAYGMSHERIARALTGFRSDVHNPGRANLYQVGQGYVMVDYGHNPDSFAAICKMAQHLPAHRVTGIIGVPGDRNNVIVETAARVAAHGFHRLIIKEDKDTRGRARGEIAEIMRKAVEAEVPEREYRIIYDECEALETALKELEPGEIVIVFYEKIEPILQVLQRWNAMSVSTVGGALVKMKSIAKV, from the coding sequence ATGAGAATTCATGAAATTCGGACCCTGCCCGGACCGAATATTTATAACTATAAACCTGTTGTGTTGATGAAATTGCATCTGGAAGATCTCACAGAGAAAGAAAGTTATGAGATTCCCGGCTTTATCGACCGATTGCTCAAATTGTTGCCCGGTTTGCACGATCATCATTGCGCTGCAGGGAGACCGTACGGATTTATCGAACGATTATACGAAGGAACTTATTTTGGACATATTGTGGAACATGTAGCGATTGAACTCACGGTTCTGGCAGGAGTGCCTGTTTGCTTCGGGAAGACGCTCTATGCGGGAGAACCGGGATATTATGATGTGGTCGTGGAGTACAAAGCGGAGAAGGGTACTCTCTTTCTGTTACGTACTGCTGTCGAACTGGTGGAAGCGCTTGTCAAAAATGATTCGTTTCCGTTGGAGGAAAAGATCCGGCAGGCCAAACAAATCATTACCAAAACGGAGCTGGGTCCGTCCACGCGTGCAATTGTGGAAGCGGCGAAAGAGAGAGGTATCCCTTACATGCGCCTCAATGAGGGAAGTCTTGTGCAACTCGGTTATGGCAAGTATTTGCGGCGTATACAAGCGACCATCGCCGACAGTACGAAAGCGATCGGGGTGGATATTGCCGGCGATAAAGAGCTAACCAAACGATTGCTCGATGTCGCGGCCATCCCCGTACCGCGCGGGGGTGTGGTCACCGACGAGCAGGAGGCGCTGGATCTGCTGAAGGAGATTGGTAAACCCGTCGTCATTAAACCGTACGACGGAAATCAAGGGCGTGGGGTCAGCCTTTGCCTGAACACTCCCGCCGAAGTCAGGCGTGCTTTTCAACTGGCGAAACAAGAAGCGGAGCGGGTGATTGTTGAGGAATATATCGAAGGGCGCCATTATCGCATCATGGTCGTCGGCGGTCAGGTGGTCGCAGCGGCGGAACGCTTGCCTGCTCATGTCATCGGTGACGGAAAGCACACGATCGAGCAACTGATCACACGGGAAAATAACAATCCATTGCGAGGCGAGGGACATGAGAAGCCATTGACGAAAATCAAAGTGGATGAGCTCGTTCTCAGCTATCTGGCACGCATGGGACGCCGATTGAGCGATATTCCTGCGCCTGACGAACTTGTTTACCTGAGGGACAATGCCAACTTGTCTACTGGAGGTATCGCCATCGATGTGACGAGTAGCATTCACCCAGAAAACGTGCGTCTATGTGAGCGCATCGCCACAGTTATCGGTCTCGATGTCTGCGGGATCGATCTCGTCTTAAAAGACATTTCACAGCCGATGGGGGAAGGAGGAGCGGTGATTGAGGTCAACGCGGCGCCGGGAATAAGGATGCACCATTTCCCTTCTGTCGGACAACCGCGCAATGTCGGAGACGCGATCGTAGAGATGCTGTTCCCGAAAGGTTCTCCTTCAAGGATCCCGATCGTGGCGATCACGGGAACCAACGGGAAGACGACAACAACAAGGATGATCGGGCATGTGATGATGGCCACCGGGCGTACGGTGGGTATGACCACGACAGACGGAATCTATATCGGTGGTACATGTATCAAGAAAGGGGATACCACTGGGCCGCGTTCCGCCCATACGATCTTATGCGATCCGAGCGTAGAGATCGCCGTACTCGAAACGGCGAGAGGTGGGATCGTGCGATCGGGTCTCGGTTACGATTGGGCGGATGTGGCTGTGATCACCAACATTCAACCGGATCATATCGGACAAGACGGGATCGAAGAGATCGAGGATCTCATCTTTATCAAATCACTTGTCGCGGAACGCGTTCGTGACGGCGGGACGGTCGTCTTGAATGCGGATGATCCGAATGTCGTAGAAATTCCGAGTCATCCACGCATGAAAAAAACGAAAAAACAGATCGTGTATTTCTCTTTAAAAGCGGATCATCCTGTCATCATGCGTCACCTGGCGGAAGGGGGAACGGCTTATTTTCTGAAGAATGACTGGATTATTGAAGCCTGTGGCGATACGGAAAGGGCTGTCATGCCTGTAGAAGATATTCCCGTCACCATGTATGGGGTCGCCCAGTTTCATGTAGCCAATGCTATGGCATCCATCGCCGCATGCCGGGCTTACGGGATGAGCCACGAACGGATCGCACGGGCTCTGACAGGGTTCCGTAGCGATGTACATAATCCGGGAAGGGCAAACTTGTATCAGGTGGGCCAAGGGTATGTCATGGTCGATTATGGTCACAACCCGGACTCCTTCGCCGCGATCTGCAAGATGGCACAACATTTGCCGGCTCACCGGGTCACAGGTATTATCGGCGTACCGGGAGACCGAAACAACGTAATCGTGGAAACGGCGGCGCGTGTGGCTGCACACGGTTTTCACCGTTTGATCATCAAAGAAGACAAGGATACGCGCGGTCGCGCACGGGGGGAAATCGCCGAGATCATGCGAAAAGCGGTAGAAGCCGAAGTACCCGAGCGCGAGTATCGCATCATTTATGATGAGTGTGAAGCGCTGGAAACCGCCTTGAAGGAACTGGAGCCCGGTGAAATCGTGATTGTTTTCTACGAAAAGATCGAACCTATTCTGCAAGTCCTCCAACGTTGGAACGCTATGTCTGTCTCGACAGTCGGCGGAGCGTTGGTAAAGATGAAGAGTATTGCCAAAGTGTAG
- the yabG gene encoding sporulation peptidase YabG has product MGDRVARRSYAKDICFCIVEVDEVRRQAILKGMEVRLLADAPFEDLVAVSDEEWQEYQKFYRREEKETLQLIRERRLIEQEKHMLRAGVKARQEKDFFERPGRVLHLDGDGKYLEKCLLFYEELGIPAIGHHVSEERMPDILPHFLEMYHPDILILTGHDGLIRKGHDIGNVFNYRNSEHFIRAARVARKYERSLDDLIIFAGACQSHYEALLDAGANFASSPQRILIHALDPVFIAEKIAYTPINQTVNIFDVVKSTITGTEGLGGIESRGKFRIGLPRSSF; this is encoded by the coding sequence GTGGGCGATCGTGTGGCTCGCCGCTCCTACGCGAAAGATATATGTTTCTGCATCGTTGAAGTCGATGAGGTGAGGCGTCAGGCAATTTTGAAAGGAATGGAAGTCCGCCTTCTTGCAGACGCGCCTTTTGAAGATCTCGTTGCAGTCAGCGATGAGGAGTGGCAGGAGTACCAAAAATTTTATCGACGTGAAGAGAAAGAAACGCTTCAGTTAATTCGTGAACGTCGTTTAATCGAGCAAGAAAAACACATGTTGCGTGCCGGGGTGAAAGCGAGACAGGAGAAAGATTTTTTTGAACGTCCGGGAAGGGTTCTTCATTTGGATGGAGACGGTAAGTACCTGGAGAAATGCTTGCTTTTTTACGAAGAACTCGGAATCCCGGCGATCGGACATCATGTGAGCGAAGAGAGAATGCCGGATATTCTGCCTCATTTTTTGGAGATGTATCATCCGGATATCCTGATCTTGACGGGCCATGACGGTCTGATCCGTAAAGGCCATGACATCGGCAATGTTTTTAATTATCGCAACTCCGAACATTTCATCCGTGCGGCAAGGGTCGCAAGAAAGTATGAGCGGAGTCTGGATGATCTGATTATTTTTGCAGGGGCTTGTCAATCCCATTATGAGGCGTTGCTTGATGCCGGTGCCAATTTTGCTTCTTCCCCTCAACGCATCTTGATCCATGCGCTGGATCCGGTATTCATCGCGGAGAAAATCGCGTATACGCCGATCAATCAAACGGTAAATATTTTCGATGTTGTCAAATCAACCATCACGGGTACTGAAGGCCTCGGGGGGATCGAATCGCGGGGAAAATTTCGCATTGGGCTTCCACGGTCTTCATTCTAG
- a CDS encoding DHH family phosphoesterase: protein MEVFLQALEKMRGKKNLILCHDQADSDAIGAAYALFRYIGGDVGVPVSVAAHAKGLVHELGITMIEQPPVHQYEHVIIVDAAHRAQLVDCIPTKYWVIDHHPANCLIDKAEGGYYELVSSTCQLVYRILRAAGVTIDRNIALALAAGIMTDTIHFHKGDAESFRIFGELLACGNLTYEDIQRLYHVDNRRDRGAIIDTALHAKKITFADYHILISEVALNIPTFAARALFDLGADISVVGYQQEDEVDIRMYIRNELALTLGIQAIDILRRISGADDRKVWGYQHFAGYRSKGDWKRLLQEIVNELEHDLTVTKS, encoded by the coding sequence ATGGAGGTTTTTCTGCAAGCGCTCGAAAAGATGAGGGGAAAGAAGAATTTGATTCTTTGTCATGATCAAGCGGACAGCGATGCGATTGGTGCCGCTTATGCTTTGTTCCGATATATCGGTGGAGATGTGGGCGTTCCCGTTTCTGTTGCCGCCCACGCAAAAGGTCTAGTTCATGAATTGGGCATAACGATGATCGAACAACCGCCTGTACATCAGTACGAACATGTTATCATTGTCGATGCGGCACATAGGGCTCAATTGGTGGATTGCATACCAACAAAATATTGGGTGATCGACCACCATCCGGCGAACTGTCTCATCGACAAGGCAGAGGGAGGGTATTACGAACTCGTTTCATCGACTTGCCAATTGGTCTATCGCATTTTGCGGGCGGCGGGAGTCACGATCGATCGCAACATAGCCCTTGCGCTCGCTGCGGGGATCATGACAGATACGATCCATTTTCATAAAGGCGATGCGGAGTCATTTCGTATATTCGGTGAGCTGCTCGCTTGTGGAAATTTGACATATGAAGATATTCAAAGATTATACCATGTGGATAACCGGCGCGACCGCGGGGCAATCATTGACACGGCTCTCCATGCGAAGAAAATCACGTTCGCTGACTACCATATCCTCATCTCCGAGGTCGCTTTAAATATTCCCACGTTTGCTGCGCGCGCCTTATTTGACCTAGGGGCCGATATAAGTGTCGTCGGATACCAACAGGAAGATGAAGTCGATATACGTATGTATATCCGGAATGAGTTGGCTCTTACTCTTGGAATACAAGCGATCGATATCTTGCGGCGGATCTCGGGCGCCGACGATCGGAAAGTCTGGGGATATCAACATTTTGCCGGGTACAGAAGCAAGGGAGACTGGAAGCGACTCTTACAAGAGATCGTCAATGAGTTGGAGCACGATTTGACGGTTACCAAGAGTTGA
- the rnmV gene encoding ribonuclease M5, protein MRIKEVIVVEGYHDKQAIDRAVTADCLISGGSAVSESFLLQVERAMKERGVIIFTDPDYAGERIRKIVARRVPGCKHAFLPREEARADDGDIGIENASPESIRMALSAVRTEWTGNHHEISWDDMIQLGLTGGPDSASKRDLLGRKLQIGYGNAKTFWKRLNMLGVTRRELIAAYEDLEQGSS, encoded by the coding sequence ATGAGAATCAAAGAAGTGATTGTTGTAGAAGGTTATCATGACAAACAGGCGATCGATCGGGCAGTGACCGCCGATTGTTTGATTTCTGGCGGCTCTGCCGTCTCGGAATCATTTTTGCTGCAAGTGGAGAGAGCGATGAAGGAACGGGGCGTGATTATTTTCACCGATCCCGATTATGCCGGCGAGCGGATCCGCAAGATTGTCGCTCGACGAGTCCCGGGTTGTAAGCACGCCTTTCTGCCGCGTGAAGAGGCACGTGCCGATGATGGAGACATCGGTATCGAAAATGCAAGTCCGGAGAGCATCCGCATGGCGCTCTCCGCCGTTCGTACCGAGTGGACGGGCAATCATCATGAGATTTCCTGGGACGATATGATCCAACTCGGTTTAACGGGGGGGCCGGATTCCGCCAGCAAGCGAGATCTCTTGGGAAGGAAGCTCCAGATCGGCTATGGCAATGCAAAAACGTTCTGGAAACGCCTCAATATGCTCGGTGTCACGCGCAGGGAACTGATCGCTGCGTACGAGGACCTGGAACAGGGGAGTTCTTGA
- the veg gene encoding biofilm formation stimulator Veg has protein sequence MSAKNALNEIKRSLDGLIGEKIVLRANGGRRKTIERTGILEETYPSVFVVKLDNQGNSFKRVSYSYADILTETVELMVCKDDGNNIRITYVEE, from the coding sequence ATGTCAGCGAAAAATGCACTCAATGAGATCAAACGCAGCTTGGATGGTCTCATCGGAGAGAAGATTGTTCTGCGTGCGAACGGTGGTCGCCGTAAGACAATCGAACGCACAGGAATTCTCGAAGAAACATACCCTTCTGTATTCGTTGTTAAGCTTGACAACCAAGGAAACTCTTTTAAACGGGTATCGTACAGCTATGCCGATATTCTTACAGAAACGGTAGAGCTGATGGTTTGCAAGGATGATGGTAATAATATTCGTATCACATATGTAGAGGAATAA
- a CDS encoding TatD family hydrolase codes for MARLFDTHSHLNAPQLAEELEAVIQRAKEAHVERIVIPGYDLAACERAVALAEKHEGLYAAVGFHPTDVRGLTQKDYERLAEWSQLDHVVAIGEIGLDYHWDTTTKEEQHEAFRRQIHLAKDLNMPIIIHDREAHADIVRILKEEGAKEVGGIMHCFSGSWEMAKECMNMNFMISFGGPVTFKNAKRPQEVARQVPTDYLLIETDAPYLTPEPHRGKRNEPSYVVHVAEKIAALREMDFEELCEITWKNAERLFRLGNV; via the coding sequence CTCAGTTAGCCGAAGAACTTGAAGCGGTCATCCAGCGGGCGAAGGAAGCTCATGTGGAACGGATCGTCATTCCGGGGTATGACCTCGCGGCATGTGAACGGGCGGTTGCGCTTGCGGAAAAGCATGAAGGATTGTACGCGGCCGTAGGATTTCACCCGACGGATGTAAGAGGTCTCACCCAAAAGGATTACGAGAGACTCGCGGAATGGTCGCAGCTCGATCATGTGGTGGCCATCGGTGAGATCGGACTCGATTACCATTGGGATACCACGACGAAGGAAGAACAGCATGAAGCTTTTCGCCGCCAGATTCATTTGGCGAAAGACTTGAATATGCCGATCATTATTCATGATCGGGAAGCACATGCGGACATCGTGCGCATACTGAAAGAAGAAGGGGCTAAGGAAGTCGGCGGGATTATGCATTGTTTCTCCGGTTCTTGGGAAATGGCGAAAGAATGCATGAATATGAATTTCATGATTTCATTTGGCGGACCTGTTACGTTTAAGAACGCGAAACGTCCTCAGGAAGTGGCGAGACAAGTGCCGACCGATTACTTGCTGATCGAAACGGATGCGCCCTACCTTACACCCGAACCGCATCGCGGCAAACGCAATGAACCGTCTTATGTCGTTCACGTAGCAGAAAAAATCGCCGCTTTACGCGAGATGGACTTCGAAGAACTATGCGAAATCACCTGGAAGAATGCGGAACGGTTGTTTCGTTTGGGGAATGTATAA
- the rsmA gene encoding 16S rRNA (adenine(1518)-N(6)/adenine(1519)-N(6))-dimethyltransferase RsmA — MKRLVHPSVTREIVARYGFHFKKSLGQNFLIDWNILHQIVEAADLTQEDGVLEIGPGIGTLTQALAESAGKVVAIEKDDRLLPILRETLAEYPNVKIYHADVLETNLHELFQQHFDGKKTSVVANLPYYVTTPIIMKLLENHLPLHHIVVMVQKEVAERMTAEPGGKEYGALSVAVQYYTDPEVVCRVPKTVFIPQPQVDSIVIRLRVRSKPRVEVTDPDYFFRVVKASFAQRRKTLLNNLQHNLPNRPAKENLVDTLMSIGIDPGRRGETLSIQEFANMAEHLRTL, encoded by the coding sequence ATGAAGCGCTTAGTCCATCCGTCTGTGACGCGCGAAATCGTTGCGCGATACGGATTTCATTTTAAAAAAAGCCTCGGCCAAAACTTTCTTATCGATTGGAATATCCTTCATCAGATTGTCGAAGCGGCCGACTTGACCCAAGAGGATGGGGTTCTTGAGATCGGTCCGGGCATCGGAACACTTACACAAGCGCTCGCCGAGTCAGCGGGCAAAGTCGTTGCGATTGAAAAAGACGACCGCCTGCTCCCGATTTTGCGTGAGACATTGGCCGAGTATCCAAATGTCAAAATTTATCATGCCGATGTTTTGGAAACGAATCTACACGAACTGTTTCAACAACACTTCGACGGTAAAAAAACGAGCGTCGTTGCGAATCTCCCCTATTATGTGACCACGCCCATCATTATGAAACTTTTGGAAAATCACCTTCCCCTCCATCATATCGTGGTAATGGTTCAGAAAGAGGTAGCGGAGCGAATGACAGCGGAACCTGGGGGAAAAGAGTACGGGGCGTTATCGGTTGCCGTGCAATATTATACGGATCCAGAAGTGGTCTGCCGTGTTCCTAAGACCGTCTTCATTCCGCAGCCGCAAGTCGATTCCATTGTGATACGCTTGCGCGTCCGCAGTAAACCCAGAGTTGAAGTAACGGATCCTGATTATTTTTTCCGCGTCGTCAAAGCGTCTTTTGCGCAACGCAGGAAAACTCTCCTGAACAATTTGCAGCATAACCTGCCGAACCGTCCAGCCAAGGAGAATCTCGTAGATACGCTCATGAGCATCGGAATCGACCCCGGACGGCGAGGAGAAACGCTTTCGATTCAAGAATTCGCCAATATGGCAGAACATTTACGAACTCTTTAG
- a CDS encoding cyanophycinase, producing MSKEPGRLVIIGGAEDKEDRCEILQEVVRMAGGSHARVVVMTVATEVPLEVGAKYLEVFHRLGVADVRTFDVSSRENANARSAVKAIEEATCVFFTGGDQIRITELLGGTEVDALLHKRFEEGMLLAGTSAGASMMSSTMIVEGEPETNPRIGIVEMAPGMEFIHGVVIDQHFAQRGRLGRLLSAVAQYPHHLGLGIDENTAVVVENQTFRVIGSGAVTVVDAGALTYSNVRGLRENDDLALCGVTLHILPNGYKFHLRDRVPIIEKAERNSSKSEGTRS from the coding sequence TTGAGCAAGGAACCGGGGAGATTGGTCATCATCGGTGGGGCGGAAGATAAGGAAGACAGATGTGAAATTTTGCAAGAGGTTGTACGGATGGCTGGCGGATCGCATGCCCGCGTTGTCGTGATGACGGTGGCGACCGAAGTCCCTCTCGAAGTGGGAGCCAAGTATTTGGAGGTCTTTCATAGGCTTGGGGTTGCTGATGTCCGTACGTTTGATGTGTCGTCTCGCGAAAATGCGAATGCACGATCTGCCGTGAAAGCGATTGAAGAAGCGACATGCGTTTTCTTCACTGGTGGCGATCAAATCAGGATTACCGAGCTTCTCGGGGGCACGGAGGTCGATGCTCTGCTGCATAAACGGTTTGAAGAAGGCATGCTTCTCGCCGGTACGAGCGCGGGTGCATCGATGATGTCCAGCACAATGATCGTCGAGGGGGAACCTGAGACCAATCCACGTATCGGTATTGTGGAGATGGCACCGGGAATGGAATTTATTCATGGGGTTGTCATCGATCAACATTTTGCACAACGCGGACGTTTGGGGCGTCTCCTGTCAGCCGTGGCGCAATACCCGCATCATTTGGGACTTGGCATTGATGAAAATACTGCCGTTGTTGTGGAAAATCAAACGTTTCGTGTCATCGGCAGCGGTGCGGTTACGGTCGTGGATGCCGGGGCTCTTACCTATTCCAATGTGCGGGGATTGAGGGAGAACGATGATTTAGCGTTGTGTGGAGTCACGTTACATATCCTGCCGAATGGATACAAGTTTCACTTGCGAGACCGTGTACCCATCATAGAAAAAGCAGAAAGGAATTCCTCGAAATCTGAGGGAACGAGGAGTTGA